One window from the genome of Dethiobacter alkaliphilus AHT 1 encodes:
- a CDS encoding bactofilin family protein, giving the protein MKRKKVIKEDKILTVIGKETMIAGTLKGNSPVRIDGGVEGEVHIDSDIIIGEGAVIQANVKGHNIQVAGRVVGNIEASGKLEMLTTGVVEGDVSVHTLHVADGAMLTGNCSMQRAPERKEVQKKANT; this is encoded by the coding sequence ATGAAGCGTAAGAAAGTAATCAAAGAAGATAAAATCCTTACCGTCATCGGAAAGGAAACCATGATAGCAGGTACACTGAAGGGCAACAGCCCTGTTCGCATCGATGGCGGCGTGGAAGGTGAAGTGCACATTGACAGCGATATTATCATCGGAGAAGGTGCGGTTATCCAGGCTAACGTGAAAGGCCATAACATCCAGGTGGCAGGCAGAGTTGTCGGCAATATTGAAGCCAGCGGTAAACTGGAAATGTTGACAACGGGCGTTGTGGAAGGAGATGTAAGCGTTCATACTCTCCATGTGGCTGATGGTGCAATGCTGACCGGAAACTGCTCTATGCAGCGTGCACCGGAACGAAAAGAAGTACAGAAAAAAGCCAACACTTAG